In the Campylobacter sp. MIT 12-8780 genome, one interval contains:
- a CDS encoding glycosyltransferase family 8 protein codes for MFHIVFCADEKYIKFAAAMMRNIILKTNTQHTFKDFFKEKELLFLHPQKSSYPKLSYESLSQIEQKEGYVFHILTKNITLKSKEKLTKLCDELSLIYPCLFEVHEIDDTKYKNTYAYKGSFVANFLLEFANFVPLDSKKVLALDLDMYVNTDLRELFTLDLKDFVLAAAFNYTLKSKWFNTGFILFNAVLWRELDMQQKCLDYICEFKPELPDQAALNICCKDRTLLLPLLYNFYPHNENQSKDFFKDESKFHSSELTRAEWEHLKQNAKIIHFLGCSKPWEGVFSKKKDIFISHFRKKWWQNALHTPFFAEELRNLAFLLQEEELWNLFLYFEESFKKLNESSKLLSADKKGAVIRFKNELEYKIGQEMMGVKLHFLSYISFVFKARKLIKKHKKIQKAYEELIGFNPDLALPKLETYADYTQAMALKRHLTYRLGKAFMKAYQSPFKLGMFGLLGEIEKLKKEF; via the coding sequence GTGTTTCATATCGTTTTTTGTGCCGATGAAAAATACATCAAATTCGCAGCTGCTATGATGCGAAATATTATCTTAAAAACAAATACCCAGCACACTTTTAAAGACTTTTTTAAAGAAAAAGAATTGCTCTTTTTACATCCTCAAAAAAGTTCATATCCCAAACTTTCTTATGAAAGCTTAAGCCAGATTGAGCAAAAAGAAGGCTATGTTTTTCACATTTTAACTAAAAATATCACTTTAAAAAGCAAAGAAAAGCTCACTAAGCTTTGTGATGAGCTTAGTCTTATTTATCCTTGTTTGTTTGAGGTGCATGAGATTGATGATACAAAATACAAAAATACCTATGCGTATAAGGGAAGTTTTGTAGCCAATTTTTTACTTGAGTTTGCCAATTTTGTGCCTTTAGATAGTAAAAAAGTGCTTGCTTTGGACCTTGATATGTATGTAAATACAGATTTAAGAGAGCTTTTTACGCTTGATTTGAAAGATTTTGTTCTTGCAGCGGCTTTTAACTACACTTTAAAATCTAAATGGTTTAATACAGGTTTTATACTCTTTAACGCAGTTTTATGGCGTGAGCTTGATATGCAGCAAAAATGTCTTGATTATATATGCGAGTTTAAGCCAGAGCTTCCTGATCAAGCTGCTTTAAATATCTGCTGCAAGGATAGGACTTTGCTTTTGCCTTTGCTTTATAATTTTTATCCGCACAATGAAAATCAAAGTAAGGATTTTTTCAAAGATGAGAGTAAATTTCACTCAAGTGAGCTTACTAGGGCTGAGTGGGAGCATTTAAAACAAAATGCAAAAATCATTCATTTTTTAGGCTGTTCTAAACCTTGGGAGGGTGTATTTTCAAAGAAAAAAGATATTTTTATCTCGCATTTTAGAAAAAAATGGTGGCAAAATGCCTTGCATACGCCTTTTTTTGCCGAAGAATTAAGAAATTTAGCTTTTTTGTTACAAGAAGAGGAGCTTTGGAATTTATTTTTGTATTTTGAAGAGAGTTTTAAAAAGCTTAATGAAAGCTCAAAGCTTTTATCTGCGGATAAAAAAGGAGCTGTAATTCGCTTTAAAAATGAGCTTGAATACAAGATAGGACAAGAAATGATGGGTGTGAAACTTCATTTTTTAAGTTATATAAGCTTTGTTTTTAAAGCTAGAAAACTCATCAAAAAACATAAAAAAATTCAAAAGGCTTATGAGGAACTAATAGGCTTTAACCCAGATTTAGCCCTGCCAAAGCTTGAAACTTACGCTGATTATACTCAGGCTATGGCTTTGAAACGTCACCTTACATATAGACTTGGAAAAGCCTTTATGAAAGCTTACCAAAGCCCTTTTAAACTTGGTATGTTTGGGCTTTTGGGTGAAATTGAAAAGCTTAAAAAAGAGTTTTAA
- a CDS encoding ATP-binding protein, translating to MQVDASKNQNLAFSYTTSSGKNLSMTMFDNQSVSYTQEGDKQSLNLRREYGFSFSYQGSQLTQQDLDEIQNAMKEIEPLISDFLESSKVGDLKPKDFIQNAMKIANLLPTPSDENTANATMSSLVDKFNSLIKEHQSSLPQENTNMLEDSKKLIEEILEKIQEKLKEQQQELQNKDEDGLNLLA from the coding sequence ATGCAAGTTGATGCAAGCAAAAACCAAAATTTAGCCTTTTCATACACCACAAGCAGTGGTAAAAACCTTTCTATGACAATGTTTGACAACCAAAGCGTAAGCTACACTCAAGAAGGTGATAAACAAAGTTTAAATTTACGCCGAGAATACGGCTTTAGCTTTAGCTATCAAGGCTCACAGCTTACCCAGCAAGACTTAGATGAAATTCAAAATGCAATGAAAGAGATAGAACCGCTCATCAGCGACTTTTTAGAAAGCTCGAAGGTTGGGGACTTAAAACCAAAAGATTTCATTCAAAATGCAATGAAAATCGCCAATCTCTTACCAACTCCAAGTGATGAAAATACTGCAAATGCAACAATGAGTTCTTTGGTTGATAAATTTAATTCTCTCATCAAAGAACACCAAAGCAGCTTGCCACAAGAAAATACCAATATGCTTGAAGATAGCAAAAAACTCATCGAAGAAATTTTAGAAAAAATTCAAGAAAAGCTTAAAGAACAGCAACAAGAACTTCAAAATAAAGATGAAGATGGACTTAATCTCCTTGCTTAA